A stretch of the Vigna radiata var. radiata cultivar VC1973A unplaced genomic scaffold, Vradiata_ver6 scaffold_43, whole genome shotgun sequence genome encodes the following:
- the LOC106752736 gene encoding calcium-binding protein CML38: MGQKVGLEDVVRYFDEDGDGKVSPLELKQGLGMMGGEVLLREAEMAIAALDSDGDGLLSLEDFVALMEGGGEEQKLKDLKVAFEMYDIEGCGFITPKSLKRMLKKMGESKTLDDCKAMIKHFDLNGDGFLSFEEFRIMMQ; this comes from the coding sequence ATGGGGCAGAAGGTTGGTTTAGAGGATGTTGTGAGATACTttgatgaagatggtgatggAAAGGTTTCGCCTTTGGAGCTGAAGCAGGGGTTGGGAATGATGGGTGGTGAGGTTCTGTTGAGAGAGGCTGAGATGGCAATTGCAGCTTTGGATTCTGATGGAGATGGGTTGCTGAGTTTGGAGGATTTTGTTGCTCTAATGGAAGGTGGAGGAGAGGAGCAGAAGTTGAAGGACTTGAAGGTGGCTTTTGAGATGTATGACATTGAAGGCTGTGGCTTTATAACTCCAAAGAGCTTGAAGAGGATGCTTAAGAAGATGGGTGAGTCCAAGACCCTTGATGATTGCAAAGCAATGATCAAACACTTTGATTTGAATGGGGATGGCTTCCTCAGCTTTGAAGAATTCAGAATCATGATGCAGTGA